A stretch of the Vigna radiata var. radiata cultivar VC1973A chromosome 7, Vradiata_ver6, whole genome shotgun sequence genome encodes the following:
- the LOC106765445 gene encoding protein SUPPRESSOR OF GENE SILENCING 3 has translation MSSKRGGRSSTVATNDGSSSKGKNASECLQKIEQLTHDVADVNLQSGEDDGEWVVYSRKSRNRAKRSAAKPWSPPVTWYDGGVGRASGYATGNPWESQNANFRRTAEGTARTQLNASKSESSNVISSPLIRPPLEHGWNWQSRTDSRQHRGDDNMVKDEITEESPVKNDGVDEEGEEGFGAMEDTDDDLMSDDYDSDTSQKSHETRKKSKWFKVFFKNFDNLPIDKINEPERQWHCPACRGGPGAIDWYRGLQPLITHAKTKGSKRVKIHREFAELLDEELLRRGTAVIPPGEVFGKWKGLKDEEKDHEIVWPPMVVIQNTRLEQDENDKWLGMGNQELLNYFSTYDAVKARHSYGPHGHRGLSVLIFEASAIGYLEAERLHKDFAEQGTDRNAWFSHHRRLFLPGGRRQLYGYMAVKEDLDIFNRHCQGKSRLKYNMRSYQEMVVNQLRQMNEDNQLLVYLKDRDVRKQKQTKALEESLDIVTEKLRRTMEENRIVRLRTKMQHEENKEEMYMQEQFFKEQIRIIQDSRAAKEEEFERMQQEKREKVKPLSSSPLDDRVDEYLKFVEFQDKEMENFVAEEEKLRKAHKENVAAMIKRHWEEKVQLEESFNEGLSKLMEKYSLSHQETKFNAI, from the exons ATGAGTTCAAAAAGAGGTGGGAGATCTTCCACTGTGGCAACCAATGATGGTTCTTCTTCCAAAGGGAAAAATGCATCGGAGTGTCTTCAAAAAATTGAGCAATTGACTCATGATGTTGCTGATGTTAACCTTCAGTCAGGAGAAGATGATGGTGAATGGGTGGTATATTCAAGGAAATCCAGGAATAGAGCCAAAAGAAGTGCTGCAAAACCATGGAGTCCTCCGGTTACTTGGTATGATGGAGGAGTTGGAAGGGCTTCTGGTTATGCAACTGGAAATCCTTGGGAGTCCCAAAATGCTAACTTCAGGAGAACTGCAGAAGGAACTGCCAGGACCCAGTTAAATGCAAGTAAATCTGAAAGCAGCAATGTGATTTCTAGTCCATTAATTCGACCTCCCTTGGAGCATGGGTGGAATTGGCAATCTAGAACTGATTCCAGGCAGCACCGGGGTGATGATAACATGGTAAAGGATGAGATTACTGAAGAATCCCCAGTGAAGAATGATGGTGTTGATGAAGAGGGAGAGGAGGGCTTTGGTGCAATGGAAGATACTGATGACGATCTCATGAGTGATGACTATGATTCTGATACTAGTCAAAAGAGCCATGAGACTCGAAAGAAGAGCAAATGGTTTAAGGTTTTCTTTAAGAATTTTGATAACCTACCAATTGATAAGATTAACGAACCAGAAAGACAGTGGCACTGTCCGGCTTGTCGAGGTGGTCCTGGTGCCATTGATTGGTACAGAGGGCTTCAGCCTCTGATTACTCATGCCAAAACAAAAGGGTCAAAAAGGGTGAAGATCCACAGGGAGTTTGCTGAGCTTTTGGATGAGGAATTGCTCAGAAGAGGTACTGCAGTAATTCCACCAGGGGAAGTGTTTGGTAAGTGGAAAGGCttgaaagatgaggagaaagatcATGAAATCGTTTGGCCTCCAATGGTTGTCATTCAAAACACAAGGCTGGAACAGGATGAAAATGATAAG TGGCTAGGTATGGGAAACCAAGAGcttcttaattattttagcaCATATGATGCTGTGAAAGCTCGACACTCTTATGGCCCCCATGGTCATCGAGGGTTGAGTGTTTTGATATTTGAAGCCTCAGCTATAGGTTATCTTGAGGCTGAGCGTCTTCACAAAGACTTTGCAGAACAAGGAACTGACAGAAATGCTTGGTTTAGCCACCACCGTAGATTATTTCTTCCTGGTGGCCGGAGACAGCTCTATGGCTACATGGCAGTAAAAGAAGACCTGGACATTTTCAACAGACACTGCCAAG GTAAATCTAGGCTGAAATATAACATGAGATCATACCAGGAGATGGTCGTAAACCAACTTCGGCAAATGAATGAGGACAACCAGCTACTTGTTTATTTGAAGGACAGGGATgtcagaaaacaaaaacaaacaaaagctCTTGAAGAATCCTTGGATATAGTGACTGAGAAGCTGCGAAGGACAATGGAGGAAAATCGCATAGTGAGGTTGAGAACTAAAATGCAACACGAAGAGAACAAGGAAGAG ATGTACATGCAAGAACAATTTTTCAAGGAGCAGATCAGAATCATTCAAGATTCAAGGGCTGCAAAGGAAGAAGAGTTTGAGAGGATGCAGCAGGAGAAACGTGAGAAGGTGAAGCCATTAAGTTCTAGCCCTTTGGATGACAGGGTTGATGAATATCTAAAATTTGTTGAGTTTCAAGATAAAGAAATGGAAAACTTTGTTGCTGAAGAGGAGAAACTGAGAAAAGCTCATAAAGAGAATGTTGCTGCAATGATAAAGAGACATTGGGAGGAAAAGGTGCAGTTGGAGGAAAGTTTTAATGAAGGACTATCTAAGCTCATGGAAAAGTACTCCCTTTCTCACCAAGAAACCAAGTTCAATGCTATCTGA